The stretch of DNA TGTTTTGCTTGCCAGATGGTCTTACCCATATCCGGGCAAGCTTCTGTCTACCTATGCCAATGGTAATAATTACTTAATAATATATATAAATAACTATTATATTTATTTATTTATGTTATTTATAAAACCTTCTTTTTGATATTAAAGGTTTATATGAGAATTTTAATAAATCTACATCGTGTTGTCATATAGATGTCAACTATTATAATAAATATTGATATATTGAAAGAAAGTACATCTTTTACACCGCACCTTGTTTTCAATGGTGCCAATATATTTGTACATCTCGTCTTTACGAGACATTTCCCTCAATAGCTACGAGATCAATCTTCTTTTATCCGGATCCCCGAAGACTGGTATCGAAGGTCATTTTGTCTCGACCTCTGATCAGGTCGCCTGATCAGCGTTCCATCATACTTTTTTCTGCGCTCTATCTCCATGGATAATAAAGGATTCTGCAGTGTCTATTCCATCATAGGGGTTGCATATTCCGGAAATATGTATCAATAACCATCGCACCCACCTACACCCGAGGTGGTGCGTTGGGTGTAACCCGGGGATCTTCGGTATCATGCCCGCACTTCCGGGGACGACAATGTTTATGTAAGGCCGCAATCATCAATGGTTGTCATGGGTTGACCCCCAGGGTGCACCCGGAGAATGGCACTCCATGTATAGGGGATGTGATGTGCATGAATGAATTAGAAGGAAAAATTGAGCAACTCAGAGATGCTGATCCCGATATCAGGAGTTATGCAGCGAAATCACTCGGGAAGATGCGGGCAGCTGAGGCAATTGATCCCCTCCTCGAGGCTCTGAGGGATGACGAGGCTGTGGTCCGGAGGCGGGCTGCCAGGGCCCTTGGAAAAATTCGTGATCCGCTCGCAGTCCCGGATCTGATCGCAGTCCTTGAGGATGGTGCGCGGAATGTACGGAAGGATGCTGCTAAAGCACTTGGAAATATCCGTGATCATCAGGCGGCCGGGCCTCTTATTGCTGCCATGACGGATACATCAGCGGATGTCCGGGAAGCAGCTGTCAGGGCGCTTGGGAAGATCCGGACCGTATCGGCAGTCGAGCCGCTTACTGCGGCATTGCAGGATTCTTCAGAAGATGTCCGTGAGGCAGCCGCAAAAGCACTTGGTGCGATGCGCTCGCAGCGAGCTGTCGGCCCGCTCAGTGCCGCACTCGAGGATACGTCAGAAGATGTGCGGAAGGCTGCTGCAAAGGCACTTGGCCGTATTCGTAGTCCACAGGCCGTTGATGATCTCACTGCAACACTGCAGGACAGATCGAAGAGTGTTCGGAAGCGTGCTGCAAAAGCCTTGAAAAAAGTACAAAAATAGGATCCTATGCTTCAATGGGAGGGTCCCTGCGCCCATCGTCTTCCACGCAATCGCCTGGGGGTGTGAGAGAGCACCTGTTCATCACCCCCTGATGCAGAAAGGCCAGCACAGTATACGAATTATTATGGAATCCGGCCTCGTTCTCTTATAGGAATGCGTGGAACCGACCATATCGCTATCAGCATGGGAAGCGGGCTTCTCCTTGCCTCTCCATGGCTCCTCTCCCATCCATTGCCTGTCGCTCTCTTCCTTGGGGGAATCATCATCGGATCGCTCCTTCCGGATACCGATGCAACGGATTCAAAGCTGCATTATATGGATGGTGTTGCCCGGATCTTCAGCCTCATCATGCGGCCGGTGATCATGCCATTGACCGGGCTCTTCTACAGGGTAGCCGGGAAGAGGTTTAATCCAGCCCATCGTGGTT from Methanocalculus alkaliphilus encodes:
- a CDS encoding HEAT repeat domain-containing protein, with the protein product MNELEGKIEQLRDADPDIRSYAAKSLGKMRAAEAIDPLLEALRDDEAVVRRRAARALGKIRDPLAVPDLIAVLEDGARNVRKDAAKALGNIRDHQAAGPLIAAMTDTSADVREAAVRALGKIRTVSAVEPLTAALQDSSEDVREAAAKALGAMRSQRAVGPLSAALEDTSEDVRKAAAKALGRIRSPQAVDDLTATLQDRSKSVRKRAAKALKKVQK